In Nematostella vectensis chromosome 3, jaNemVect1.1, whole genome shotgun sequence, the genomic window ATTTACAATGTCCCTTGTTTTTCCAAAGTAAATTTCATTCAATGTGTTCCTCATCTTGTTTTCCATGTCCTGGAAAAAGTGCAGGAAAAACAATAAGGCTCATCAAAAGACATGATGTAAGATGTGTTAATTCAGACCCTCACCTCCACCATCTTGCCAATGTTAGCAATGTGGGGGCTAGCATCACTGACGGGACTATCAACCTCCaccttaaaataataaaaaaaatgtttatttaaaGGTTGTTATATTATTAACGGTAACAGTAGCACTCTTAGTAGCATAACTGTATgccaaatgtaataaatactgGGCACCATTATGAAGAAAATGGGGAAAAGCCATAGAAAATGTAGGATATGGGGAGAATGTACTTCAAACGGTGAATGCCTGGTAAAAGAAGTGCTTTACTCTGCATACTGGTTTACTGGTGAATAATCAGCACTAAGAGCTTAATGCCATGAAGCACATGGAAACATGCGCCTGACACAATATAGCTTCATGGCAGCAATTGAACATCAATGATGGGAATACACATGTATTTTCATACAATTGAAGTAAGTAAATCATGAAGTTTACTGTGTGTTTACTGTATGCATGCTACTGTGGCTCAATGTTCTTGTCAGATAATCCAAAAAGGTTGCATGAATTCCACTAATCAACCAGCGTCGATTTGAAAGCTTCAGTGGGATATGATAATTTCATGGTAGCAGGCTAACTTTTCAAAACCTTGTAGGTATGGTAACATGCATCATGTTCTGGCTAAAAGGGCTCAATAAAAAAGAGATATAAATACATGctggttttattttttacctgTCTTGTCAGGCTTCCACCCAGATTCATAATGCCCGATCCAACTTTGTTAGTCTGTGGAGCATGCAACAATATTAGAGCCcttctctatttttttaaaaaaaacaactttatTATGCTTGTGACATAATgtgatataataatattaacaaaaatcaacacacacaaaaggaagaaaaaaaaaacaggaataATCCAAAAAGGTGAAATGAAAAGGAGAGATTAAATGTGAGGCACCTCCCTTTGAATCCAAAAACGTTGTACTGGTGTGGTTGAATAAGCACCTTCTAAGAAGGGGTTGGCCTAGCTGGCACTTAGCCGGAGTGCTCTACTTTGTCTCATGATACAATGAGACTGAGTGGCTGCATCCATAACATCAGTGACAAAAGGCACTTCTTTCATACAACACAACTTTCATCAGAAGTAAAAATCATTACCTGGAGCCATAACATGGCAGTTGAGGTAAGCTTGTAATGGGCTTGTCTACCGCTGCTTTTCTCCTGCAAGATTTGGATATCTTTAGATCAAAGATAACATTATATCTAAATGAACACAATATACTattcttttaaaatatattagaACTTGCATATAAGTGACAAGTGAGGAGCTACAAGTTATGTGTAGGACACAATCGGCAGAGGTTTCTTCTGCTAACACAAACAAATGAGAGCTTGAAAGAACTGTGACGCAACACAGACAAGTGGActaatagaaacaaacaggaaagccctgctagcagggtagTAGGACTTTGTCTGTTATATGCAAATAAGGGACTCTGGTTAAGCCATAAAATCAGCATTTTACAGCATGGTCCTGCCAAAAAAAGCAAGATAAATGTTTCTTTAACAAAAAATCCAAGAcaataagctttttttttcctgcacCCTGTCAGAACCACTGCTCATAGTGTGTATCTTGTATGCAATTTGCACATTATTTCAGGTTTTACCTGGACTTCCACAACATGAATGGAATCCCAGCATCCTTTAATTTTCCTGGATCCATCGCCGGCTACCAGATCAAATGACATTCAGTTATGAAGCCAATGGACAAATGCTACTGAATGCATAAAAATAGAGACAGATATTGTCATGTAACAAAAGAAAAGAGCATGATACCTTTCTTGATAAGTATAACACCAGCAAAACCATGATCTAGATCCCAAAGATAAACCGATGAGACGCCTCCTTCAAAGTACCTGAAAATCAACAATAGAACAAAAGGTTACCATATTAACCTATGCAAACATTTTTAACTTTAAAAATGAAGGTCAAAATAAGGTCTTTTACAAATGGAGATTACAGATCCTACAATACAGATCCTAAAAGTTTACACATGAATCATGAAAAAAAGCCATGGATTCTGAAGAAATTATATGTAAGCATGTAAagtatttgatatttttatggGAAGggaatttcaattttttttaggtgacatttttttcatccttttTTGGGGAGGAGGGTTGGCAGGCATGAAGTTTTAGCTTTGTCAGGCACCACGTATGAAGTCAAGTACAGtacccccccaaaaaaaaaattttttgtaCATTGTTAAATACGGAAGTTAGGAAAATATATCCCCTGAGATAACCAAACATACAACTTACATTTCTCTATACTGGTCAAAAGCAGAGTTAGCATCAATCTCTAGTTTGCGTAGTCTGTCTGATGGAACTGCACCATCATCCAAGGGTGGGTCGTAGGTGTTACTCCATGGCGACCTGCAAAAACATGGCGTTTAGTATATTCTTAGCCATAAACTCTGGCATTAGCTCTGAACTTGCATACACATATCAGGGACGAATCAACAATGCATAAAACATGACTAAGCAAGCGTACATTAGTGGATTTTGACACCCATGTGTTTCTTCCAAAATTTCAGTCCAAAGAGGGAACACCAGTCCCCCTTAACTAGGTTAGGTATGTAACAGCAAATGGACAGGTAGCTTGAGTTAAAACATAACCTGTATGAGTCCCCATCTCTGTTGTAATCACAAAGCAAGTAATCTTTGCCAGTTTGCTTGTCTCGTGCAATTTTCAATGGTTGATCCACAGATGAGAGAAGATCCTCACACAAGGAGGGCACCTGGCACCAACAGAAACACATTTATCAGGCACATTCTTGTATCAAGGGTTTAATTCATGTATATATCCTGCTTAACAAATTACACCAGGTGTATTAGCTTGAATGAGTTTGGACATTTGATTCAATCAAAtttagataaaaatataattaaatGACTTTACTCTGAAATGTTCTGTAATTAAACAATTCATACCCAATTATTTTTCAAGCAAATAAAGCATAGTATTTTATCAACTTTTTTTCTAGTCTGGACTGGGACTTGGAGTACCATCCATTCTTCATATTGACTGGACTGTATTCTTCCAGGTACTTTCTAGTGTAACTTCTGAACTTAGCAACTCTTCTAAACTCCTAATCTGGAATAGGCCCAGAACTTTGAGGAAGTACACTCTCAACAATACTTACCTCAAACACAAAGAGAAGGGACAGATCTCCATCTCAAAACTTTTCTAGTGAAATGCCATACACAATCAAATCCATTTTAAGGCATTCGATTGCCTAACAAACCAAGATTTCATTATAATAACTTGTTTAAAATTTGTGCTTATCCCATCATAACATCAAAGGCTCAGTATATTTTTTGGTTTCCATTGCTTGTCAAAATATCATATGAAAATAACTGCATAACATTCTCTTGATCTCAAAATCGTACCATCGTAAATACTCATGCAATCAAGTATCACTTTGTGGAAGAAATAAGCCTTACAAAACAAGGATTACCCAAAACACAGttcagaacaaaaacaaacccTTGTTCATAAATGATCGAATGAAGAGAAATCAAATGAATTTACCATATTCAGTATCAATTAATCAAAGCGGGTGTAGGAATCTCTAGCCAGCCTTTTTTCATTCCATTATACAAGTTAAAATAGAAAGTAATCACCCTAACCTATCACCACAATAGTTGTCATCCAAGGCACAAACTCACCAAATCAATCAGATCGCTAAGGTTTTTCTCGATCTGTTGAGGAGGCAAGCGCCGCATGAGATCCAAAGCACAATCCAGTTGTCTTTCAGTCTGTTGAAGAGAACAATACATCCAGTTCGAGAAGTGCTTTCACAAAATTCCGTATAAAATGAATCATAGAGATCACAGACGTATAGGATCAAGGAATGAAGAAAGAGAGGTGAAATTGGAAGCCGCTGATGGTTAACGAATATTTTAATGTTATTTAAAGTCGCGGCTATAATTGTGCAAATACAGAAATTATATATAAACCTAGAATATAAGGTCAAAATCATCCGGTTGTATGCACCATTATAGAATAAAAACCTTAAACAGGAGCAAACGAAAAAAGGAAGGAATGCATACTTTCCGGGTGCATATCTAAGTCTAGGATAAAAGTGCTGCTGAAATTATCTCTCATAAACCCCAAAAAAATACATGGACTTGACACTTACCATGGTTAAGGTGGAGATGAGGTATAGTCTTCAAAATTAGGAGGGAATATCAATATAAATGACCTAattttcagctataaaataCACTTTCAAGTTTCGCCGGAAACGCCACAAACTTCCAAGATGGCCGCCGTGCAGGACCCACCACGGAACATGAACGAACCAATCAAAACACACCTAACCATATATGGTAATGTTGACCCGATGAACCAAAAGATGGCGCCGTGACTGGTgtcgggggaggggtggaaaCGCCTTTTCTATATGGATGGATCCTGTTTAATTTTTGTGCGAGACAAGGAAGTTCACTTATTTGTTTCTACgcttttcttgtattttttttaaacacctCTTCAAGGAGAATCTATGATTCTCCTCCCCCATCGGTTACAGGAGGCAAAATGGCGAGTAATATCAGATTTGGCGGAACTTCAGCACTTTTGTTACTTGTGTTCTTTTAAATTTCCGTCTTTCTCGTAGGGAAATACACAACCATTTTAGATGCCAACAGTTGGAACAAGGTTGAATATCAAAATAGTAAAGAAATGCATCTAATTACCTCAACTTTACCGAGCTCTTTGACGCCAGCAGCCCCCATACTGGTGCTGTGGTGATCAGCCTTTCTGGACTTTCACGGATAGCGTTTTAAGTAAAGTATCCGAATCAGGTCATTGTCGCCGACAGCCAACTACATCTTCTCATATCATCTTCTTCATATCACCACAAGTAACAGCGCTACATTCGAGTGAGTAAAATTCTTTCACTTTCGAACACAATTTCTCTTCTGCGCGCCGGAAGTAACGTTGATTTGTTTTGTAGATTTTGTAGGTAGTACTTATTattgtaatgatgataatgacaataTTGGACTCAAGCTCGAAATAGGGAAAACAAGACAACACATAAACGAACCGGCAAACAATGGGAGACACTGGAAAAaaaacgcaagcgcaacagTGACGAATCTGAAAAGTGTACGAGCCAGATGAATTCAAAAACGGTGATGAACGCAAACAAGCGCGACACAGCCATAGCTAACAACATTGTTATGAAAACGCGTATGACATCAGTGCACCAGGAGCGCAAGTGCGTTTTAACAGGGAAAATAAAGATGTAGACAGCAATAAAACTTGCAAAATAGCAATAACATTTGTTGCGGAtttagcttttcgctaaaggggggttGGCTCAGTCACaaagggggtaggggtatttttttgttacaaatggGTTTAcgggcagcccaaaggggggtttaaaccccctccTAGATCCGCAACTGAAAATTATGGACTGAGGGGACGAGCGCGACACAAATGTGAGCGAGGAGCAGGTCAACTAAAACAAAAGAGTAGCATGTACACTTGCGCCAAGTCGCTCTCTTTGATTTTCCCTGATAGGAGCGCGCGGGTGGGTATTTTCCTCGAAAATCAAAAatcagtaaaataaaaaataaaataaaaaaacaggcGCGCGGAGAGGTTGTACAGCAGAAGCAAATTTCTAAAAAGCTGGTCAGCGGACATTGAGAAAGTCTAAGTAGCATGGgttacataaaaatataagCAGGCATATTTACAGCTGTATACGAAAACAGGTCAAAATATTTGGAGTATGTACGTTAACTATGAGCCGCAAGTTTGCATTCTGTTATTTGAGGCGACAGCTCTTTTTTTTCGTAAAAAGCACAGAATTTTTGCTGTTATTGATCCGATCCGTGCCTGATAAGGGCGATACAAGAACAAGTTCCGCGCCTGGTCGGGGTGACTGGGATAAGAAGAGGCGCCGTCATAATTTTAAGGTTAGGGTATGTACAAAGCGCAAGGGCGCGTAGAAAGGATTTGTTAAGGGTTGATGCGCAGGGGTACATATGCAGAATTTCTAAAGAAAGAGTGCTTTTTGGTGGTTAAGGGACCTGGTCGCACCTCACACAACGAGCACAAGTGCAGCTTAGACATTGCTAGCTCAACACAAGTGTGAACTTGCAGAGAGCAAGCCCAAAAAAACTATATGGATAGAAAAATGGTGCTAGTTTAACACAAATGAGAACCGGAAATAATGTTAGCTCAGCACAGAAGAGTGAACTGAAAGAGAGCAAGCCCAGCACAGATATGAATCGGAAAAGAGAGCTACTGTAGCGTACCATGAGATTAAACAAAATATGTGTAAACTTGGTGAATTCTAGCCGGCATCTTGAAAATTTtccagacaaaaaaaaacatgccacTAAGGAAGGCACATTTACTACTAACAGCTAGAATTTTGTCACAATAAAATCAACATTGTGATCTCTGTTCTACATATGTCTTCAGCTAATGCCATTCTCTTCACAGTAGTTGTATAGTTCACTGAGAAGAGGAGTCGGCAATGGAAGTCTGTTGATGTTCTCAAGAGAAACCAGTTCATAGATGACCTGTTTGCAGTATTCTTCAAGGGAATAAACTAGAAATTAATGAATGTAAAATGAATTAAAATTCAATAACTTTCTGAAAGAAGAGACTATCCCAAAAATATGTACTTGCCATATggcagaggggaggggtatgtGGTAGGGGACTAAgggatacccccccccccctatacaACATACATACATAATTCTCTGTAATTCAGCTCTCCTCCTAATTAACCCCTCTACTGACATGTGTTGCATGGCTAACAAATAGTGCATGTAggataaaaaatatcttagaCATTGCAATCTTATCTTCTATATTATCATTTTCATTAAATAAAAATCCCCTTACCCCATGCCTCTCTTGTGAAGGATTTTTAGAGGGTAGTTGGCCTATATACACTTCTTATTCTTCTTGACCACCCTCTTAGCCTGGATGTTAGCCTGTTCATCCCctgcccctacccctccccccttccatCAAATTCTGGCTTTATATATGCAGTCTCttataaaaggaaaaaagcTAGTCCTCCTGTGATGCCATTTTTTAATCATGGGTCTGGCACAGCACTTTTTAAGAATGAATAtggcaggtttttttttttttttttttgcatattgTAATATATGGTGGTCATAATATCACTACTCTGGCAGCAGAGCCTCATGCATTGTTAAAAAGCCAAGATATGCGAGATCTTCTTAAGTTAGCTATTAAGtttgaggctctggaaccatgGAAAGTATAACATTGCCAACTCCCACCTGGTTTTGTTATGATGACTTCTGATCGAACAGCAAGAGCTCGTCCCTCTCTGTATTGAACGCTCTTTACCTCTGGTTCAACAGGAAAGTATATACTTCTAAAGTTTATCAACATGTCTCTTCCATTTTGCTTGTCTCTAGCCTTCCATGGATGCGTAACGTAGGTGTTCATTGACACTGCTTGAGAAATGGCCAACTCTCCCTTCACAACTTCACGGCCATTGTAATCCAGCCATACAAGCTCAATGGGTCGTCCAGttctatttttaaaacacagaGGTGATACGGATAAGCAGTGTAGAGATCGAGGTGAATCAGCGTTGGATTTTCCCGTATTTTCTGACATAATGTTCGCTTATTTTTCCAAGCGCTTTTTTTAAGTCCATGTTGTTTACGGGAGCAATTTCCCACGGACGTAGATTGTGGCCGAGTCACAGTCGAAAACTTCCGAATAAACATCTTCGGAATCGAGCATCATAAAAGAAGATGGCGGCCATATGACAAAAGGTCGACATTAGATAACATCGG contains:
- the LOC116621125 gene encoding von Hippel-Lindau tumor suppressor homolog encodes the protein MSENTGKSNADSPRSLHCLSVSPLCFKNRTGRPIELVWLDYNGREVVKGELAISQAVSMNTYVTHPWKARDKQNGRDMLINFRSIYFPVEPEVKSVQYREGRALAVRSEVIITKPVYSLEEYCKQVIYELVSLENINRLPLPTPLLSELYNYCEENGIS
- the LOC5516969 gene encoding F-actin-capping protein subunit beta isoforms 1 and 2, yielding MTERQLDCALDLMRRLPPQQIEKNLSDLIDLVPSLCEDLLSSVDQPLKIARDKQTGKDYLLCDYNRDGDSYRSPWSNTYDPPLDDGAVPSDRLRKLEIDANSAFDQYREMYFEGGVSSVYLWDLDHGFAGVILIKKAGDGSRKIKGCWDSIHVVEVQEKSSGRQAHYKLTSTAMLWLQTNKVGSGIMNLGGSLTRQVEVDSPVSDASPHIANIGKMVEDMENKMRNTLNEIYFGKTRDIVNSLRSVNSLASQNDQKRMQAELFQTLKNRQK